The genome window ATCGCGACGAGAGTCTGGTCGTCGTCGGCGGGGACGCCTGCGGCGTGCTTCTCGACGGCTCGGACCACTCGATCTCTTGCGGCGCTTGCGCTCGAGTGAGTGGCCCGCAGCGAATCGCGAATGCCGTCATATCCGAAGGGCTCTCCTTCTGCATTCACCATTTCGATCAAGCCGTCCGAGAGCCAGACGAGCACGTCTCCCTCTTCGAGCTCAAAACTAGTGTGTCCGTAGTGCTCTCCGAGCGCACCGAGGGGATTGCCCGGCAGCAGGATCTCCTCGACCTCGCCGCTGCGGATCAGATAGGTGGGCGGGTGGCCGGCGTTGGTCAGGTCGAGCCGCCCTCGCCGGAAATCGACGACGGCGACCGTCGCGGTCACGAAGAATCGACCGTCTTGATCTGTGCGGATCATGCTGCTGAGCCGGCTGAGAATCTCTTTGGGCCGCTTTTCCTCTTCGACAAGAATGCCAAGGGCCGCTTTGATCATGGCCATCCGCAACCCGGTCGGAAGACCGTGCCCGGAGACATCGGCGATTACGACCGCCAGCCGCGATTCGTCGATCCGGAGAATGTCGAAGTAGTCGCCGCCGATCGCGGCACTTGGCTCGAACAGGGTCGCAAACTCGAGGGCGTCGGCCTGAGGCAACTCAGAGGGCAACAGGCTCTGCTGCAGATCGCGCGCGATCGCCAGCTCCTTTTCGAGGCTCTCCTTTTGAGCTTCGGAGGCGACTAGCTCCTCTAGATTCTCGGCC of bacterium contains these proteins:
- a CDS encoding SpoIIE family protein phosphatase; the encoded protein is GQVVAEYVTATLNGTTRGVARYFLSSSEVDTAAWAAFISLASLLAGIYAAALGMALFMIFTLSRAVNRLSRATDAVRAGDFAARIPVRRKDQVGELQRSFNQMAENLEELVASEAQKESLEKELAIARDLQQSLLPSELPQADALEFATLFEPSAAIGGDYFDILRIDESRLAVVIADVSGHGLPTGLRMAMIKAALGILVEEEKRPKEILSRLSSMIRTDQDGRFFVTATVAVVDFRRGRLDLTNAGHPPTYLIRSGEVEEILLPGNPLGALGEHYGHTSFELEEGDVLVWLSDGLIEMVNAEGEPFGYDGIRDSLRATHSSASAARDRVVRAVEKHAAGVPADDDQTLVAMRYRTASSPNVP